The Mesorhizobium sp. M3A.F.Ca.ET.080.04.2.1 genome contains the following window.
CTGTCGATCCACGGCACGACGGAGCTGTTCGCGATCGCGATCGCCGGGGCGGCCGGCATGCGCATCGGCACCAGCATCGCCTTCCCGGGCGAGTTGACGCGCATGGCCGCCGCCGCGCGGGCCGGACGCGTTGCTGCGACCGCTATGGTCGGCGTAATGATCATGCTGTTGTTCGCCGGCTTGCTCGAAGGCATCGGCCGGCAGACCATCACCAGCGACGTCGCCCGGTACTCGATCGGCGGCGGCATGCTGTCGCTCTGGATCTGTTATTTCTACCTGTTCCGGATGGTGCGGCATGGCAACGGCTAGGAACCCTGCCGCGCTCGTGCGCCCGCTGGTCACGCCGGAGGGCGTCGACTTGCGGGTCAAATTGGCGGATGCCGGCACGCGGGCTTCCGCGTTCCTGCTCGATGTCATGATCATCGTCGTCGCCGCGGTGGTCGTCAGCCTCGTCGCGATCTTCGGCCTGGGCGGGCTCGGCGCGCAGCAAGCAGAACCACTCTTCATCGTCTGGCTGATCTTCATCTTCCTGTTGCGCAACGTCTATTTCATCGCCTTCGAGGCGGGCCGGCGGGCGGCGACGCCCGGAAAACGGATGATCGGCATCCGTGTCGCCTCGCGCAGCGGCGCGGGTCTTACGCTGGACCAGGTCATCGCGCGCAATCTGATGCGCGAGATCGAGGTTTTCCTGCCGCTGTCGATCATGGCCGCGCGTGGAGGCGCCGGCGTCGCCGACACGCTGTCGACGATCTTCGGCCTGGTATGGGCGCTGCTGTTCTCGCTGTTTCCGCTCTTCAACCGCGACC
Protein-coding sequences here:
- a CDS encoding RDD family protein, producing MATARNPAALVRPLVTPEGVDLRVKLADAGTRASAFLLDVMIIVVAAVVVSLVAIFGLGGLGAQQAEPLFIVWLIFIFLLRNVYFIAFEAGRRAATPGKRMIGIRVASRSGAGLTLDQVIARNLMREIEVFLPLSIMAARGGAGVADTLSTIFGLVWALLFSLFPLFNRDRLRIGDLLAGTWVVEAPKVALVEDLSLRKEPVATRFQFSAAQLDAYGIAELHKLEEVLRRDDYFAMKAVAETIGRKIGARIEPIDSKAFLTAYYGELRAHLERKLLLGNRKADKYAR